Part of the uncultured Cohaesibacter sp. genome is shown below.
ACCTGAACCTTCCGCTTGATGACAGCTGCCCGCCAGTGTCTGTCCGGGTAATCCGGATATCGCAGGGCACGACTGGCAAATTGCAGTGGAAAGGTCTGCAGACTTCTGGGTAAATATATCAAGAATTCTTGAATAATTGAAGCAATGCATCTTGTCAATGCGCTTTGGTGAATATGCGTTGACGTGCATATATGAACGGGAGTATATAAACCGGTATGGAAAATATCACAAATATATTCGGCGCCCTGTCTGATCCGATCCGGTTGCGGATACTGGCGCTCATCGCGGAAGAAACCGAGCTTTGCGTCTGTGAACTGGTCGGGGCACTGGAACTGCCGCAGCCCAAAATCTCACGCCACTGCAAGGTTCTCAATGAGGCCAATCTGCTCAGCAGTCGCCGCGAGGCACAATGGGTGCTTTATTCACTGTCCGAGGATAACCCGGACTGGGCAAGGCAAGCCGTGACGGCGGCCATAGAAGGGGTGCGCAAGGATCCGCATCATGCCGTTGATCGTGCACGACTGACATCGGTTCAAAGGCCACCAGTCAGATGTGACCTGACGGAGAAGCAAGCATGCTAGACGATATGTCGACAGCCGGGGATCGTGGATCCCTGTTCACAAGAGCTGGCAAACCGGGTCCCGCCATGTTGATCATTGCAACGGTGATCTGTCTCGCCCTTTGGTGGACGGTCTATAGCTGGCTCATTCCCTTTTCCGAAGCGGTGACGTCGCTCGTCCCCGTCGAGCGTCACAGTCATACTGGTGAGGCGATCGCCTTTTTCTTCTATGACGTGCCCAAGGTGCTGATGCTGCTGACCCTCATCGTTTTCGCCATGGGAGTTGTGCGCTCGTGGTTTAGCCCTGAGAAGACGCGCGCCCTGCTGGCTGGCAAACGCGAGGGCGTTGGCAATGTCCTGTCGGCCTGCCTTGGTATTCTGACCCCCTTCTGCTCCTGCTCCGCCGTGCCGCTGTTCATCGGTTTCGTCTCGGCTGGCGTGCCGCTGGGAGTGACCTTCTCCTTCCTCATCGCCGCTCCGATGGTCAATGAGGTTGCGCTCATCCTGCTGGTCGGTCTGGTCGGCTGGAACGTGGCGCTGACCTATCTGTTCTTCGGCCTCGGTGTTGCCATCGTCGCCGGCTGGGTCATCGGCAAGTTGAAACTGGAGGGCTGGCTGCAGGACTGGGTCCGGGAGATCCATTCGGGGGCCAATGCTCCGGCAGATTTCAGCGGCGAGACGCTGACCATGTTCGACCGTTACAAGCTGGGTTATGAGGCCGTGCGCGAGATCCTCGCCAAGGTCTGGGTATGGATCATCCTCGGCATCGGGCTCGGTGCGCTGATCCATGGCTATGTGCCTCAGGATCTGATGGTCGACATCATGGGCGCTGACGCCTGGTGGTCCGTGCCGGTTGCCGTTGTCATGGGCGTGCCCCTTTACACCAATGCTGCGGGTGTCATTCCCATCGTCGAGGCGCTGCTCGGCAAGGGGGCGGCGCTGGGCACCGTGCTCGCCTTCATGATGAGCGTGATTGCGCTCTCGATGCCGGAAATGCTGATCCTGCGACAGGTGCTGACCCTGCGCCTGATCGCGGTCTTCATCGCGGTGGTAAGCTGCGGCATTCTCGCCGTCGGCTTCCTGTTCAACGCGATTTTCTAACTGCAATGCAAGAGTGACAAAAGGAAAGTGACTGTCATGAAACAGGTTAAAGTCTATGGTCCCGGCTGCAAACGCTGCGAGACAACGGCCCAGATGGTGCGTGATGCTGCCGCCAAACTGGGGCTTGATGCCGACGTCGAAAAAGTGACCGACCCCAAGGAAATCGCCATGGCTGGCGTGTTGTCCACGCCGGGCATTTCGATCGATGGCAAGCTGGTGCATGCCGGTGGTCTGCCGGATGAAGCAAAGCTCGAAGGCTGGCTCACGGCCTAAGGCTCGGAGTGGTATGGCTTCCGAAGAGTGTGGAATGAAAAACGGCGGGGTTTGCCCCGCCGTTTTTATTCAAGCAACAATGAACCTCAGATTACCACGATCGGGGTCTGCGGAGGCACCCGGCGGTGCAGGTCGATGATGTCCTGATTGAGCATGCGCACACAGCCAGAGGAGACCGCCCGGCCGATGGACCAGACCTCGGCTGTGCCGTGCAGTCGGTAAAGGGTGTCCTTCCCGTTCTGGTAGATATAGAGGGCGCGGGCGCCAAGCGGGTTGTTCAGCCCCGGAGGCATGCCGCCATTCTGCCAGCTCCATTTTTCAAGCTCGGGCTGGCGGGCGATCATTTCTTCCGGTGGCGTCCATGTCGGCCAGACGGCTTTGCGGGCGACAACGGCCCGGCCGGACCATTCGAACCCGGCACGCCCCAGACCAACACCATAACGGATGGCGCGGCCATTCTCGCCGACCAGATAGAGGAAGAAATTCTGCGTATCGACAACAAGCGTGCCGACCTTCTCGTTGGTTGCGTAGGCCACTTCCTGACGCAGGAATTTCTTGTTGATCTTGCTCAGGTCGATGGCCGGAAGCGGGAACTGCTCTTCAGGCATCGGGCCATACATCACTTCAAACGGGCTGGAGAGGCCCGGGTCCGGGAGGGTTGGCTTCGTGCGGGTGCTGCAGGCTGCCAACAGGCCGAAGCTCATCAGGGCCGAACCTTTGATAAAACCGCGGCGGGAGGGCATCATTTGGTTCAGCCCAACTGATGGCGGCGTATCTTTTTCTTGTATCACGTTTCGTCACTCACTTTGATCGTGTGATCCTGCCAATAGCAATCACCACAGCATGAGGCGGCTCTCACCAAGCCTGAAGCTGGATTGTCTGCAACCAGAGCACCTTGTCGGCACCCGGCTGCCTGGCCAGACC
Proteins encoded:
- a CDS encoding permease, coding for MLIIATVICLALWWTVYSWLIPFSEAVTSLVPVERHSHTGEAIAFFFYDVPKVLMLLTLIVFAMGVVRSWFSPEKTRALLAGKREGVGNVLSACLGILTPFCSCSAVPLFIGFVSAGVPLGVTFSFLIAAPMVNEVALILLVGLVGWNVALTYLFFGLGVAIVAGWVIGKLKLEGWLQDWVREIHSGANAPADFSGETLTMFDRYKLGYEAVREILAKVWVWIILGIGLGALIHGYVPQDLMVDIMGADAWWSVPVAVVMGVPLYTNAAGVIPIVEALLGKGAALGTVLAFMMSVIALSMPEMLILRQVLTLRLIAVFIAVVSCGILAVGFLFNAIF
- a CDS encoding metalloregulator ArsR/SmtB family transcription factor, giving the protein MENITNIFGALSDPIRLRILALIAEETELCVCELVGALELPQPKISRHCKVLNEANLLSSRREAQWVLYSLSEDNPDWARQAVTAAIEGVRKDPHHAVDRARLTSVQRPPVRCDLTEKQAC
- a CDS encoding thioredoxin family protein, coding for MKQVKVYGPGCKRCETTAQMVRDAAAKLGLDADVEKVTDPKEIAMAGVLSTPGISIDGKLVHAGGLPDEAKLEGWLTA
- a CDS encoding L,D-transpeptidase; this encodes MPSRRGFIKGSALMSFGLLAACSTRTKPTLPDPGLSSPFEVMYGPMPEEQFPLPAIDLSKINKKFLRQEVAYATNEKVGTLVVDTQNFFLYLVGENGRAIRYGVGLGRAGFEWSGRAVVARKAVWPTWTPPEEMIARQPELEKWSWQNGGMPPGLNNPLGARALYIYQNGKDTLYRLHGTAEVWSIGRAVSSGCVRMLNQDIIDLHRRVPPQTPIVVI